From Pelmatolapia mariae isolate MD_Pm_ZW linkage group LG22, Pm_UMD_F_2, whole genome shotgun sequence, a single genomic window includes:
- the si:dkey-284p5.3 gene encoding skin secretory protein xP2, with translation MGCSTSTQTSAVDTTRPSAKLEESNGASTTGAANENGNVAEDSETIPDQTPAEGSDAKPGDEPAVTAASADTTAATPPAAEESQDAAGSPPDETSAAAGDSTAEAAASSSEAEAPAPEPEKGEAGATDSEPKTDETPAPSE, from the exons ATGGGATGCTCCACCAGTACCCAAACTTCAGCGGTAGATACGACTCGACCAAGCGCTAAGCTCGAGGAGAGCAACGGAGCCAGCACTACAG GAGCGGCCAATGAAAATGGGAACGTAGCTGAGGACAGTGAAACTATTCCGGACCAGACACCTGCTGAGGGAAGCGATGCCAAGCCTGGAGATGAGCCTGCCGTGACAGCCGCGTCTGCAGACACCACAGCTGCAACTCCACCAGCAGCAGAAGAGTCTCAGGACGCAGCCGGCAGCCCGCCTGATGAgacttcagcagcagcaggagacaGCACCGCTGAGGCAGCAGCAAGCTCCTCAGAGGCTGAAGCTCCTGCCCCAGAGCCAG AAAAAGGGGAGGCCGGAGCGACTGACTCAGAGCCCAAAACAGACGAGACACCTG CCCCCAGTGAGTGA